Proteins from one Planctomyces sp. SH-PL62 genomic window:
- a CDS encoding transposase: MGRVRKRHSAAFKAKVALGAVKQDGTIAEPAKLHQVHPVQISQWKMRLLEGPERIFENGSAGRRPDPEKLQVELYEQIGGSDGAGLGEKNLGADARAPQAMGRAGPRVSRGPPADAADR, encoded by the coding sequence ATGGGTCGTGTTCGCAAGCGGCACTCGGCGGCATTCAAGGCGAAGGTCGCCCTGGGGGCCGTGAAGCAGGACGGGACGATTGCCGAACCGGCCAAGTTACATCAGGTCCATCCGGTCCAGATCAGCCAGTGGAAGATGCGACTCCTGGAGGGCCCGGAGCGAATCTTCGAGAACGGGTCGGCGGGACGCCGACCCGACCCCGAGAAGCTCCAGGTCGAGCTCTACGAGCAGATCGGCGGCTCCGATGGAGCTGGCCTGGGCGAAAAAAATCTCGGGGCTGACGCCCGCGCCCCCCAGGCGATGGGCCGAGCCGGCCCGCGAGTCTCTCGAGGACCTCCGGCTGATGCGGCTGATCGATGA
- a CDS encoding WXG100 family type VII secretion target, with translation MAQAIANPEEIRRFAARLKQFNNDLLTQLTVIHGQVSGLGQTWRDREHDKFVEEFDQTLQVVKRFVDTTNQHIPFLLRKAERLEEYLQQR, from the coding sequence ATGGCCCAAGCCATTGCGAATCCCGAGGAGATCCGCCGCTTCGCCGCGCGGTTGAAGCAGTTCAACAACGATCTCCTGACCCAGCTGACCGTGATCCACGGCCAGGTCTCGGGCCTGGGCCAGACCTGGCGCGACCGCGAACACGACAAGTTCGTCGAGGAGTTCGACCAGACGCTCCAGGTGGTCAAGCGATTCGTCGACACCACCAACCAGCACATCCCGTTCCTTCTCCGGAAGGCCGAGCGTCTCGAAGAGTACCTCCAGCAGCGTTGA